A stretch of the Sphingomonas sp. CL5.1 genome encodes the following:
- a CDS encoding hydrolase, with the protein MRGLSAHETRAIERARSSPMLARVRQWAAVNSGTGNLAGLASVAGMLADAFSALPGEVRLVEPAPAERVTAAGEVEPIAHGRHLHLVVRPDAPVRLLLTGHMDTVFPADHPFQTLADRPDGTINGPGVADMKGGLAVMLAALEGVEAAGSAIGYDVLINSDEETGSFSSAALIAGLARGKTAALTYEPALPDGTLAGARGGTGNFSIVVRGRAAHAGRNPEDGRNAIVAAADIALRLAAARGPQLAVNPARIDGGGPNNVVPDLAVLRVNFRPASQDEIARARARIDAAVAEVAVAHDVHVEVHGGFNRPPKPIDPGAARLFDLVRDAGADLGLAIGWRATGGVCDGNNIAACGVPVVDTMGARGGAIHSGEEYLIVDSLAERAALSALTMLRIAEGRL; encoded by the coding sequence ATGAGGGGTTTGTCGGCACACGAAACACGCGCGATCGAGCGGGCGCGGTCCTCGCCGATGCTGGCGCGGGTGCGGCAGTGGGCGGCGGTCAACAGCGGCACGGGCAATCTCGCCGGGCTGGCGAGCGTGGCGGGGATGCTGGCCGACGCCTTCTCCGCGCTGCCCGGCGAGGTGCGGCTGGTCGAGCCGGCGCCGGCCGAGCGCGTGACGGCGGCGGGCGAGGTCGAGCCGATCGCGCACGGCCGCCACCTCCACCTCGTGGTGCGCCCCGATGCACCCGTGCGGCTGCTGCTGACCGGGCATATGGACACGGTATTCCCCGCCGACCACCCTTTCCAGACGCTCGCCGACCGGCCGGACGGCACGATCAACGGCCCCGGCGTGGCGGACATGAAGGGCGGCCTCGCGGTGATGCTCGCCGCGCTGGAGGGCGTCGAGGCGGCGGGCAGCGCGATCGGCTATGACGTGCTGATCAACTCGGACGAGGAAACCGGCTCCTTCTCGTCCGCCGCGCTGATCGCCGGGCTGGCGCGGGGCAAGACGGCCGCGCTCACCTATGAACCGGCGCTGCCCGACGGCACGCTGGCCGGCGCGCGCGGCGGCACGGGGAATTTCTCGATCGTCGTGCGCGGCCGCGCCGCCCATGCCGGGCGCAATCCCGAGGACGGCCGCAACGCCATCGTCGCGGCGGCGGACATCGCGCTGCGCCTCGCCGCCGCGCGCGGGCCGCAACTGGCGGTCAACCCGGCGCGGATCGATGGCGGCGGGCCGAACAATGTCGTGCCCGATCTCGCCGTGCTGCGCGTCAACTTCCGCCCCGCCTCGCAGGACGAGATCGCCCGCGCCCGCGCGCGGATCGACGCGGCGGTGGCGGAGGTCGCCGTGGCGCATGACGTGCACGTCGAGGTCCACGGCGGCTTCAACCGCCCGCCCAAGCCGATCGACCCAGGCGCGGCGCGACTGTTCGATCTGGTGCGCGATGCCGGCGCCGATCTGGGCCTCGCGATCGGCTGGCGCGCGACCGGCGGGGTGTGCGACGGCAACAATATCGCGGCGTGCGGCGTGCCCGTGGTGGACACGATGGGCGCGCGGGGGGGCGCGATCCATTCGGGGGAGGAATATTTGATCGTCGACAGCCTGGCCGAGCGCGCCGCGCTCTCCGCCCTCACCATGCTGCGCATCGCGGAGGGGCGGCTGTGA
- a CDS encoding YdiY family protein, producing MRALLLAFPLLLANTAVVTGDNPADGDRHPAGEVTIPPPIKAMLEAAIAAGNDAEVTTIVKYARTADPASGDAVAKVAEQWRDERKRAHDTRIREARLFDLWRGRAELGGYLTTGNSETAGATGVLDLTREGLQWRQKVHLQADYQRSLGITTREHYLASYEPNYKIDSRRYIYGAGQFESDRFLGYTDRYSASVGAGYSAIQTPAMKLDLELGPAYRYTAFTDQTEQSSIAARGSMDFGWKFAPGLKLTQVASAYLQHYNSSVSGTTALAAKVVGPLSAQLSYVVQYESMPPEGRRTTDTTSRASLVYTF from the coding sequence ATGCGCGCGCTTCTCCTCGCCTTCCCGCTGCTGCTCGCCAACACCGCCGTCGTCACGGGCGACAATCCCGCCGACGGCGACAGGCACCCGGCGGGGGAAGTGACCATTCCGCCCCCGATCAAGGCGATGCTGGAGGCGGCGATCGCCGCCGGCAACGATGCGGAAGTGACGACGATCGTCAAATACGCCCGTACCGCCGACCCGGCGAGCGGCGACGCGGTGGCGAAGGTCGCGGAACAGTGGCGCGACGAGCGCAAGCGCGCGCACGACACGCGCATCCGCGAGGCGCGCCTGTTCGACCTGTGGCGCGGCCGCGCGGAGCTGGGCGGCTATCTCACCACCGGCAACAGCGAGACCGCCGGCGCGACCGGCGTGCTCGACCTGACGCGCGAGGGGCTGCAATGGCGGCAGAAGGTGCACCTCCAGGCCGATTACCAGCGCAGCCTGGGGATCACCACGCGAGAACATTATCTCGCCAGCTACGAGCCGAACTACAAGATCGATTCGCGCCGCTACATCTATGGCGCGGGGCAATTCGAATCCGATCGCTTCCTCGGCTATACCGATCGCTATTCCGCATCGGTCGGCGCGGGCTACAGCGCGATCCAGACGCCGGCGATGAAGCTCGACCTGGAGCTTGGCCCGGCCTATCGCTACACCGCCTTCACCGACCAGACGGAACAGAGCAGCATCGCGGCGCGCGGCAGCATGGATTTCGGGTGGAAATTCGCGCCTGGGCTGAAGCTGACGCAGGTCGCCTCGGCCTATCTCCAGCATTACAATTCGTCCGTCAGCGGCACCACCGCGCTCGCGGCGAAGGTCGTGGGGCCGCTGTCGGCGCAGCTTTCCTATGTCGTGCAATATGAAAGCATGCCGCCGGAGGGCCGGCGCACCACCGACACCACCAGCAGGGCGTCTCTGGTCTATACGTTCTGA
- a CDS encoding N-succinylarginine dihydrolase, with the protein MREINFDGIVGPSHNYAGLSPGNLAATRNAGHVAHPRAAALQGIAKMRANLALGLVQGILLPHPRPDHHWLAALATDYARAAPHLQARALSASAMWAANAATVSPAADSGDGRCHLTVANLMTMPHRSHEWPATLAQLRLAFADAAFAVHEPIPAPFGDEGAANHMRLCAAHGAPGVEVFVYGEPGGPFPARQHREASEAIARAHRLDPARTLFVEQSPAAIAAGAFHNDVVAVANERTLFAHEEAFADRAGFYARLRALMPEVEIVEVPASRVSLDDAIRSYLFNAQLVSPPGGGQTLIVPGEARDNPRVWDWLQSHVSGNGPIRAVEVVDVRESMANGGGPACLRLRVVADPATIDPRFMVDDAKLDRIAAVIEARWPEAIAVESIGDTALIARIEEARRALLEVLDLAVLA; encoded by the coding sequence ATGCGCGAGATCAACTTCGACGGCATCGTCGGCCCGAGCCACAATTATGCCGGCCTCAGCCCCGGCAACCTCGCCGCGACGCGCAACGCCGGCCATGTCGCCCATCCGCGCGCCGCCGCGTTGCAGGGCATCGCCAAGATGCGCGCCAACCTCGCGCTGGGGCTGGTACAGGGCATCCTGCTGCCACATCCCCGGCCGGACCATCACTGGCTGGCGGCGCTCGCCACCGACTATGCCCGTGCCGCGCCGCATCTTCAGGCGCGCGCGCTTTCCGCCTCGGCGATGTGGGCGGCCAATGCCGCGACCGTCTCCCCGGCGGCGGACAGCGGCGACGGACGCTGCCACCTGACGGTCGCCAACCTGATGACCATGCCGCACCGCAGCCATGAATGGCCCGCGACGCTGGCGCAGCTCCGCCTCGCCTTCGCCGACGCCGCCTTCGCGGTGCACGAGCCGATCCCGGCCCCGTTCGGCGACGAGGGCGCGGCCAACCACATGCGGCTCTGCGCGGCGCACGGCGCGCCCGGCGTCGAGGTGTTCGTCTATGGCGAGCCAGGCGGCCCCTTCCCCGCGCGCCAGCATCGCGAGGCGAGCGAGGCGATCGCCCGCGCCCATCGACTCGATCCGGCACGGACGCTGTTCGTCGAGCAGTCCCCGGCGGCGATCGCGGCCGGCGCCTTCCACAACGACGTGGTGGCGGTGGCGAACGAGCGCACCCTGTTCGCGCATGAGGAGGCATTCGCCGACAGGGCCGGCTTCTACGCGCGGCTCCGGGCGCTGATGCCCGAGGTGGAGATCGTCGAGGTGCCGGCCAGCCGCGTCAGCCTCGACGACGCGATCCGCTCCTATCTGTTCAACGCGCAACTCGTCTCGCCGCCCGGCGGCGGCCAGACGCTGATCGTCCCCGGCGAGGCGCGCGACAATCCTCGCGTGTGGGATTGGCTTCAGTCTCACGTCTCCGGCAATGGCCCGATCCGCGCGGTGGAGGTGGTCGACGTGCGCGAATCGATGGCCAACGGCGGCGGCCCGGCGTGCCTGCGGCTGCGGGTGGTGGCCGATCCGGCGACGATCGACCCGCGCTTCATGGTCGACGACGCGAAGCTCGACCGGATCGCGGCGGTGATCGAGGCGCGCTGGCCGGAGGCGATCGCGGTGGAGTCGATCGGCGATACCGCTTTGATCGCCCGGATCGAGGAGGCGCGCCGCGCGCTGCTGGAAGTGCTGGATCTGGCGGTGCTGGCCTGA
- a CDS encoding arginine N-succinyltransferase, producing the protein MSFVVRAAHDADLAPLYEMAKLTGGGFTNLPADRPALKAKLDRSHAAFARTEGELGDELFVLILENGETGEVRGTCQLFTQVGQRHPFYSYRIGTLTQHSDQLGRTFRAEMLSLTTDLEGSSEVGGLFLHPGERAGGLGMLLARSRYLFIRMHRRRFADRILAELRGIIDEAGGSPFWDGLAGRFFGMNFQDADQYNATHGHQFIADLMPKHPIYTAMLSETARAAIGLPHPSGRAAMRMLENEGFSFENYIDIFDGGPTMTARTDNVRSIRDARTAPVVAIDDEGGTQALVAYGELADFRCALGVVREVGDAVVIDSASARAIGAQEDSNVTFMART; encoded by the coding sequence GTGAGCTTCGTCGTTCGCGCGGCGCATGACGCCGATCTCGCGCCGCTCTACGAGATGGCGAAGCTGACCGGCGGCGGCTTCACCAACCTGCCGGCCGACCGGCCCGCGCTGAAGGCCAAGCTCGATCGCAGCCATGCCGCCTTCGCCCGCACCGAGGGGGAGCTGGGCGACGAGCTGTTCGTGCTGATCCTGGAGAATGGCGAGACCGGCGAGGTGCGCGGCACCTGCCAGCTCTTCACGCAGGTCGGGCAGCGCCACCCCTTCTACAGCTACCGCATCGGCACGCTGACCCAGCACAGCGACCAGCTCGGCCGCACCTTCCGCGCCGAGATGCTGTCGCTCACCACCGATCTCGAAGGGTCGAGCGAGGTCGGCGGCCTGTTCCTCCACCCCGGCGAGCGCGCCGGCGGCCTGGGGATGCTGCTCGCGCGCAGCCGCTACCTGTTCATCCGCATGCACCGCCGGCGTTTCGCCGACCGCATCCTCGCCGAGCTGCGCGGCATCATCGACGAGGCGGGCGGATCGCCGTTCTGGGACGGGCTGGCCGGGCGCTTCTTCGGCATGAACTTCCAGGACGCGGACCAGTATAACGCCACTCACGGCCACCAGTTCATCGCCGACCTGATGCCGAAGCACCCGATCTACACCGCGATGCTCTCCGAGACGGCGCGCGCCGCGATCGGCCTGCCGCACCCCTCCGGCCGGGCGGCGATGCGGATGCTGGAGAATGAAGGCTTCTCGTTCGAGAATTACATCGACATCTTCGACGGCGGCCCGACGATGACGGCGCGGACCGACAATGTCCGTTCGATCCGCGACGCGCGGACCGCGCCGGTCGTCGCGATCGACGACGAGGGCGGGACGCAGGCGCTGGTCGCCTATGGCGAGCTGGCCGATTTCCGCTGCGCGCTGGGCGTCGTGCGCGAGGTGGGCGATGCGGTGGTGATCGATTCCGCGAGCGCGAGGGCGATCGGCGCGCAGGAGGACAGCAACGTCACTTTCATGGCGAGAACGTGA
- a CDS encoding TonB-dependent receptor — MIQGNAATGPLAAILVALAATPALAETPAAQDSTPQDVIVSAPVAHDEMDVLQGTSVLSGDRLNRELRPTIGETLARLPGVSATSFGPSASRPILRGFQGDRIRVLTDGIGSVDVSNTSVDHAVVIDPLLAERVEVLRGPAALLYGSSAVGGVVNVIDSRIPRKVPENGYRLNAIGSYASAASERSVGAAGDVAVTRNLVLHADGSYLKADDLRIGGYVLSPAARRAALAAAAEAPDDPIDFAASARLKGRLPNSAAETWTAGVGAALITDGGSLGASYSHYDSLYGVPIRYATEPGQEQEAPRLSVLQNRFDLRGEVETGGGFLDRIRLRAAYASYRHFELEEDGEVGTAFYNKGLEGRVEFLQADHGGWNGASGAQYFSRQFNVVGEEAFLPRNDTQQVGLFTLQQYESGAFKAEGGVRYEHTSLAARNPLDDPRFFNGTRGFDTFSGSLGASYGIANGVRLGLNASRTERAPSAEELFANGAHAGTQAYELGNPNFRTEKSWGLEATLHAHGDGFSLDASAYYNWFDDYIYENQTGQDVCEAAAAPSGREVEFPCFQYTQAKARYYGFEIDASKRLATIGGQRINADILADYVRATVVDVSPVPRIPPLRILGGLEAQGDRTSARVELEHVFRQNRIAGYETATAPYTMVNASFSFKPFAGNDRTSITVAANNLFDVDARRAASVLKDFAPLAGRDIRATLRVGI; from the coding sequence ATGATTCAGGGAAACGCCGCCACTGGCCCGCTCGCCGCCATCCTCGTCGCGCTTGCCGCTACGCCCGCGCTCGCCGAAACCCCCGCCGCGCAGGACTCGACGCCGCAGGACGTGATCGTCTCCGCGCCGGTCGCCCATGACGAGATGGACGTGTTGCAGGGCACCTCGGTCCTTTCCGGCGACCGCCTCAACCGCGAGCTGCGCCCGACGATCGGCGAGACGCTGGCGCGGCTGCCCGGCGTGTCGGCCACCTCCTTCGGCCCGAGCGCGTCGCGCCCGATCCTGCGCGGCTTCCAGGGCGACCGCATCCGCGTGCTGACCGACGGCATCGGCTCGGTCGACGTGTCGAACACCTCGGTCGATCACGCCGTCGTGATCGACCCGCTGCTCGCCGAGCGCGTCGAGGTGCTGCGCGGCCCGGCGGCGTTGCTCTACGGCTCGTCGGCGGTTGGCGGCGTGGTCAATGTGATCGATTCGCGTATTCCGCGCAAAGTGCCGGAGAACGGATACCGGCTGAACGCGATCGGCAGCTATGCCAGCGCCGCGAGCGAGCGCTCGGTCGGCGCGGCGGGCGACGTGGCGGTGACGAGGAATCTCGTCCTGCACGCCGACGGCTCCTATCTGAAGGCCGACGATCTGCGCATCGGCGGCTATGTCCTCTCCCCCGCTGCCCGCCGCGCGGCACTGGCGGCGGCGGCGGAAGCGCCCGACGATCCGATCGACTTCGCCGCCTCCGCGCGGCTGAAGGGGCGGCTGCCCAATTCGGCGGCGGAGACGTGGACGGCGGGGGTCGGCGCCGCGCTCATCACCGACGGCGGCTCGCTCGGCGCGTCGTACAGCCATTACGACAGCCTCTACGGCGTGCCGATCCGCTACGCGACCGAGCCGGGCCAGGAGCAGGAGGCCCCGCGCCTCTCGGTGCTCCAGAACCGCTTCGACCTGCGCGGCGAGGTGGAGACGGGCGGCGGCTTCCTCGACCGCATCCGCCTGCGCGCCGCCTATGCCAGCTACCGCCATTTCGAGCTGGAGGAGGACGGCGAGGTCGGCACCGCTTTCTACAACAAGGGGCTGGAAGGCCGGGTGGAGTTCCTCCAGGCGGATCACGGCGGCTGGAACGGCGCGAGCGGGGCGCAATATTTCAGCCGCCAGTTCAACGTCGTGGGCGAGGAAGCATTCCTGCCGCGCAACGACACGCAGCAGGTCGGCCTCTTCACGCTCCAGCAATATGAGAGCGGCGCCTTCAAGGCCGAGGGCGGAGTGCGTTATGAACATACCAGCCTCGCCGCGCGCAATCCGCTCGACGATCCGCGCTTCTTCAACGGCACGCGCGGCTTCGACACCTTCTCCGGCTCGCTCGGCGCGTCCTATGGCATCGCCAACGGGGTGCGGCTCGGTCTCAACGCATCGCGCACCGAGCGCGCGCCGTCGGCGGAGGAATTGTTCGCCAACGGCGCCCATGCCGGCACGCAGGCCTATGAGCTGGGCAACCCGAACTTCCGCACCGAGAAGTCATGGGGGCTGGAGGCGACGCTCCACGCGCACGGCGACGGTTTCAGCCTCGACGCCTCGGCCTATTACAACTGGTTCGACGACTATATCTACGAGAACCAGACCGGGCAGGACGTGTGCGAGGCGGCGGCCGCGCCGTCGGGACGGGAGGTGGAATTCCCCTGCTTCCAATATACCCAGGCGAAGGCGCGCTATTACGGCTTCGAGATCGACGCGTCGAAGCGGCTGGCGACGATCGGCGGGCAACGGATCAACGCCGATATCCTCGCCGATTACGTCCGCGCGACGGTGGTGGACGTCAGCCCCGTGCCGCGTATCCCGCCGCTCCGCATCCTCGGCGGGCTGGAGGCGCAGGGTGACCGCACCAGCGCGCGCGTCGAGCTCGAGCATGTGTTCCGCCAGAACCGCATCGCCGGTTACGAGACCGCGACCGCGCCCTATACGATGGTCAACGCCTCCTTCTCGTTCAAGCCGTTCGCGGGGAACGACCGGACGAGCATCACCGTGGCGGCGAACAACCTGTTCGACGTGGACGCGCGCCGCGCCGCGAGCGTGCTCAAGGATTTCGCCCCGCTCGCGGGCCGCGACATCCGCGCCACGCTGCGGGTCGGCATCTGA